The proteins below come from a single Pichia kudriavzevii chromosome 2, complete sequence genomic window:
- a CDS encoding uncharacterized protein (PKUD0B03420; similar to Saccharomyces cerevisiae YBR079C (RPG1); ancestral locus Anc_3.303) yields MSYQAGRPENVLRRAEDLIAINEPTLALQSLYNFITAKRTKYINPTTPELVQNFKLFISIAIKNRLSKDIKDALYHYKRIVQTANTTEGYESLEQLAKFFLKEANSKLDEAQTQANDAAEAAIEENVLSAAAAQKVLDTLEEEEEVAHDEEEDDVEAFHFNVSPENILLSSVTTDDSTDRSNKEFFLPWLKFVWEAHRTVLELLKNNNKLETSYCQVILEAFQFCIKYERKAEFKRLCELLKNHLLAMSKPEFEDAVNLSNPDTLQKFLDTRFQQLNTAVKLELWKESFKSIDDVHVLMKISKRTPKPIALVNYYKNLAKIFQVSNDYIYATTARQKLFELLIQSPIITAEELKEHSTLYLITALSIPVSESSSRSFSVQNGLVDSEFYKRKNQKLTSLLNLKEVPTRESLLGSNTLKAVLKYADANIVALFNLLEKSFNPLTFNTSANKILNELASNDKYLSYTTPLKEVIVSKIISKVSTLYESIKFDFLYKISTFENSIFNYDQFTFEDLLVNGSFSNLIKSDVEIDDEAGVVSFTDKLYASPASRVNSRLFDLEKALSSAINLINVEQYNASKKELQNRLLQAANEQFAAEKENILKTSELIAQREEELRASKLEEKLENEKARQEAAIKQRKAEEERIQQEAERRERERIEKTTKMIEMDNKKQIVANINASGIIHIKFEDVKDMSEDDIRKLQIKKLEEESNKLEEKTQAIVKRADYIERAQRQYEIPLLEKEFEHDVVKQREEYEVLKKKNEEQSKAAHEQALQIKERLSRFVPVFEEYCNKLAELSVDVRKEKELKIKEKLEAAKKARIAEFIEEKKKEFLEAQQREKEAAKAKAMAEAQAAAEAKMYEAQNRAREEALKARQAAMGQASSSGRYTPPTATPSRYTPPTAAPSRYTPPTAAPSRYTPPTAVPSRASPSQGSGDPERADYEALKTKGSLSMSERLKLKRLAAKFE; encoded by the coding sequence ATGTCATACCAAGCAGGTCGTCCAGAAAACGTCCTTAGACGTGCAGAGGATTTGATTGCCATCAATGAGCCAACTCTTGCTCTTCAAAGTTTATATAACTTCATTACTGCCAAGAGAACCAAATACATCAATCCTACAACTCCCGAATTAGTTCAGAATTTCAAGCTATTCATCTCCATTGCAATTAAGAATAGACTCTCTAAGGATATTAAGGATGCTTTGTACCACTATAAGAGAATTGTGCAAACTGCAAATACTACTGAAGGTTATGAATCTTTGGAACAGCTTGCAAAGTTTTTCCTGAAGGAAGCAAACTCTAAATTAGATGAAGCTCAAACCCAAGCCAACGATGCCGCAGAAGCCgcaattgaagaaaacgtTCTGtctgctgctgctgctcAGAAGGTTTTAGATACTttagaggaagaagaagaagttgcaCATGACGAGGAGGAAGATGACGTCGAGGCCTTCCATTTCAACGTTTCTCCAGAAAATATTCTACTTTCATCTGTTACAACCGATGATTCCACCGATAGATCAAATAAGGAGTTCTTTTTACCTTGGTTAAAGTTTGTCTGGGAAGCACACAGAACTGTTCTTGAATTATTAAAGAATAACAATAAGTTGGAAACTTCGTACTGCCAAGTAATCTTGGAAGCATTCCAATTCTGTATCAAATATGAAAGAAAGGCAGAATTCAAGAGATTATGCGAGCTATTGAAGAATCATTTATTAGCAATGTCTAAACCAGAATTTGAAGACGCCGTCAACTTGTCTAATCCAGATACATTGCAGAAATTTTTAGACACTAGATTTCAGCAATTGAACACCGCAGTGAAGTTAGAATTGTGGAAAGAATCTTTCAAGAGTATCGATGATGTTCAcgttttgatgaagatatcaaagaGAACTCCTAAGCCTATTGCCTTGGTGAACTATTACAAGAACTTAGCAAAGATCTTTCAAGTTTCCAATGATTACATTTATGCAACTACTGCAAGACAAAAGTTGTTTGAGCTATTAATTCAATCACCAATCATCACTGCGgaagaattgaaggaaCACTCAACTTTGTATTTAATTACAGCATTGTCGATTCCTGTTTCtgaatcttcttcaaggTCTTTTTCTGTTCAAAATGGTTTGGTTGATTCTGAATTttacaagagaaaaaaccaaaaattGACCTCTTTGCTAAACTTGAAGGAGGTTCCAACGAGAGAATCATTGCTAGGTTCGAACACCTTAAAGGCTGTTCTTAAATATGCGGACGCTAATATTGTTGCCTTGTTCAACTTATTAGAGAAATCTTTCAACCCATTGACTTTTAATACTTCTGCAAATaagattttgaatgaaCTGGCAAGTAATGACAAATACTTATCTTATACCACACCATTGAAGGAAGTTATTGTGTCTAAGATCATTTCTAAAGTCTCAACTCTTTATGAGTCTATTAAGTTTGACTTCCTCTATAAGATTTCgacttttgaaaattctattttcaactaTGATCAGTTTACATTCGAGGATCTACTTGTAAATGGTTcattttccaatttgatTAAATCAGATGTCGAAATTGACGATGAAGCAGGCGTTGTTTCATTCACTGATAAATTGTATGCATCACCAGCATCTAGGGTCAACTCCCGTTTATTTGACCTTGAAAAGGCATTGTCATCAGCTATCAATTTGATTAACGTTGAACAATATAATGCATCAAAGAAGGAACTCCAGAACAGATTGTTACAAGCAGCAAATGAACAGTTTGCTGCCgagaaggaaaatattttgaagacaTCTGAATTGATTGCGCAACGTGAAGAAGAGTTACGTGCTTCTAAACTAGAAGAGAAGCTCGAAAACGAAAAGGCTAGACAAGAGGCTGCAAttaaacaaagaaaggcagaagaagaacgtATTCAACAAGAAGCTGAAAGACgtgaaagagagagaatCGAAAAGACTACAAAGATGATCGAAATGGACAACAAGAAGCAGATTGTTGCCAACATCAATGCTAGTGGTATCATCCATATCAAATTCGAAGATGTCAAGGATATGTCTGAAGATGACATTCGTAAATTGCAAATCAAAAAGCTAGAGGAAGAATCTAACAAATTAGAGGAGAAGACCCAAGCTATTGTTAAAAGAGCAGATTATATCGAAAGAGCACAAAGACAGTACGAAATTCCTTTACTTGAGAAGGAGTTTGAACATGACGTTGTTAAGCAACGGGAAGAATATGAGgttttaaagaagaagaacgaAGAGCAATCCAAGGCAGCACATGAACAAGCTTTACAAATTAAGGAAAGATTGTCTAGATTTGTTCCTGTATTTGAGGAATATTGCAACAAGCTAGCTGAATTATCTGTTGATGTTCGTAAGGAGAAGGAACTCAAGATAAAGGAAAAGCTAGAAGCGGCAAAGAAGGCTAGAATTGCAGAATTTATcgaggaaaagaagaaggagttTTTGGAGGCACAGCAAAGAGAGAAGGAGGCAGCAAAGGCAAAGGCGATGGCGGAAGCACAAGCAGCAGCAGAAGCTAAGATGTATGAAGCCCAAAACAGAGCGAGAGAAGAGGCATTGAAAGCCAGACAAGCTGCTATGGGACAAGCCTCATCATCTGGTAGATACACCCCACCTACTGCAACTCCGTCTAGGTACACCCCACCAACGGCAGCACCATCTAGGTATACTCCACCTACTGCAGCACCATCTAGGTACACTCCACCTACTGCCGTCCCATCTAGAGCCAGTCCATCACAAGGTTCTGGTGATCCAGAAAGAGCTGATTACGAGGCATTAAAGACTAAGGGTTCTTTGAGCATGTCCGAAAGACTCAAGCTGAAGAGACTTGCTGCTAAATTCGAGTGA
- a CDS encoding uncharacterized protein (PKUD0B03440; similar to Saccharomyces cerevisiae YBR078W (ECM33) and YDR055W (PST1); ancestral locus Anc_3.302), translating into MKLSSVFSSLALAATALAANDVKDTTSLETTLASTTSINVASGCSFKSAFTATAQSDLDRLTGCEGIQGDVIITGDLGSASIANVKAIYGDLQIYNATNLQSFAADSIGTITGSLKLHGLTVLSSLSFGSLNSVGAINWVTLPNLVETGLSQVTDCNSILISDTQLSDLKGINPVNVEIFNVNNNLNLASISSNIETVSNALTVAFNGHDTEVEFNDLQWANNLTFYSVASVSMEKINYVNKSAGFFESSVEELTFPLITGIGGDLTIENNQDLTHIDFSNVTAIGGGFVIVNNTELASIENVDSIKSVQGAVVLKGDFDNCTMSSLRTVRGAFDLETTGYADCDPFKKLSKNGGIQGSYKCKAKSKPVSSSSSSESSTKTKTGSDSKTTSSDSDSTSTSSNADVSSISTTSKGAAASLQKASVFGTVAAVLLALL; encoded by the coding sequence atgaagctTTCATCagttttttcctctttagCTTTGGCTGCAACTGCCTTGGCTGCAAATGATGTCAAGGATACAACCTCTTTAGAAACCACCTTGGCTTCTACTACTTCCATTAACGTTGCTTCCGGCTGCTCCTTCAAGAGCGCATTCACTGCAACTGCACAATCCGACTTGGACAGATTGACCGGTTGTGAAGGTATCCAAGGTGATGTTATCATTACCGGTGACTTGGGTTCTGCTTCCATTGCAAACGTTAAGGCAATTTACGGTGACTTGCAAATTTACAATGCAACAAACTTACAATCCTTTGCTGCTGATTCTATTGGTACCATCACTGGTTCTTTAAAACTTCACGGTTTGACCGTCTtatcttctctttcttttggtTCTTTAAATTCTGTTGGTGCGATCAACTGGGTCACATTACCAAACTTGGTTGAAACCGGTTTATCCCAAGTTACTGATTGTAACTCCATCTTGATTTCTGATACTCAATTGTCCGATTTGAAGGGTATCAATCCAGTTAAtgttgaaatcttcaatgtTAACAACAACCTTAACTTGGCTTCTATTTCTTCCAACATTGAGACCGTTTCTAACGCTTTAACAGTTGCATTCAATGGTCATGACACAGAAgttgaattcaatgatttacAATGGGCTAATAACTTGACTTTCTATTCTGTTGCTTCTGTCTCTATGGAAAAGATTAACTATGTTAATAAGTCTGCAGGTTTCTTTGAATCttctgttgaagaattgacCTTCCCATTGATTACTGGTATTGGTGGTGATTTGACCATTGAAAACAACCAAGATTTAACTCATATTGACTTCTCTAACGTCACTGCTATTGGTGGTGgttttgttattgttaaCAACACCGAATTGGCatctattgaaaatgtcGACTCTATCAAGAGTGTCCAAGGTGCTGTGGTCTTAAAGGGTGACTTTGACAACTGTACCATGTCTTCCTTAAGAACCGTTAGAGGTGCATTTGATTTGGAAACTACTGGTTACGCTGACTGTGATCCTTTCAAGAAGTTGTCCAAGAATGGTGGTATTCAAGGTTCTTACAAATGTAAGGCTAAGTCTAAGCCTgtttcttcctcctcttcttctgaaTCTTCTACTAAGACTAAGACTGGCTCTGACTCTAAGACTACCTCCAGTGACAGTGATTCCACTTCTACCTCTTCCAATGCAGATGTCTCTTCCATCTCTACCACATCTAAGGGTGCTGCAGCTTCTCTCCAAAAGGCTTCCGTCTTTGGTACTGTTGCAGCAGTTTTATTAGCATTATTATAG
- a CDS encoding uncharacterized protein (PKUD0B03430; Pfam Domains: GLTP(9.5e-64)), with amino-acid sequence MTFFDDMKTSFKDVEIQDNEIPTLKFLEASESLVTLFDLLGSSAFSVVQSDMTGNINKVSNKFLSDPEGCATLQKLILTEVKEGGKKTATQGLLWLTRGLQFTAVAMRKCIDNPDWELSKAFEKSYSETLSKYHSMLVKPIFKLAMKACPYRKDFFAKLGEDLAKVNEQLLQWVVALENIVQEVMKFFDSGNYGKGL; translated from the coding sequence ATGactttttttgatgatatgAAAACTTCTTTCAAGGATGTTGAGATCCAAGATAATGAGATTCCAACACTAAAGTTCCTTGAGGCATCAGAATCACTGGTTACATTATTTGACCTGCTAGGGTCATCTGCATTTAGTGTTGTTCAATCCGATATGACTGGAAACATCAATAAGGTGTCTAACAAGTTTTTGTCCGATCCAGAAGGTTGTGCAACTTTgcagaagttgattttgacGGAAGTCAAAGAGGGAGGTAAGAAAACTGCCACTCAAGGTTTACTCTGGCTCACACGTGGTTTACAGTTCACTGCGGTTGCAATGAGGAAGTGTATTGACAATCCAGATTGGGAGTTATCCAAAGCTTTTGAAAAGTCGTATTCAGAGACACTAAGTAAATATCATTCCATGTTGGTCAAGCCAATCTTCAAGTTGGCAATGAAGGCATGTCCATATAGAAAAGACTTTTTTGCGAAATTAGGCGAAGATTTGGCTAAAGTTAACGAGCAATTACTACAATGGGTTGTTGCTCTAGAGAACATCGTCCAGGAGGTTATGAAATTCTTCGACTCAGGTAATTATGGTAAGGGTTTATAA